The Hevea brasiliensis isolate MT/VB/25A 57/8 chromosome 9, ASM3005281v1, whole genome shotgun sequence nucleotide sequence CCCAGTCAAAGCACTTCTATTAACCATCCGCTTGTTCAACTCCCTCTGTTCCTCCTCCTCCACAAGCTCATCTTCCTGCGCCATGTCAGCCCAAGACATCCGGTGGCTCGGGGCTTCAATCAAAGGCGCAGCACCAAGAATTCCACTAGTAGACGCCTCAGAAACAGGTTCAGACCACCCACTAGCTCCATCTTTCCAACTACCTAAAGAATTCGCATCATCTCCATCCCCATCTTTCCAACTCCCCGATGAATTATTGTCACAGTTACCATCGCAACAATTCTCATGCGATTCAGCATTGCTCAGGGCCGCAGGCGTTATTGTTTTATCTGACCGTGAAGGTTCTGCTTCGGCACCAAGTtctacaattaaaaaaaaaaaaaaaagttagtgaAATTAACAAGAAAAggcaaaaaattttttttttctagaatcAAATCCTTGTTACAACTCCCAAATCCATTACTTTCCACTTGAACCCTAAAATTCACATCTAATTATAACCACCACCACACCctccaaccaaaaaaaaaaaaaagaaactgaaATCAAACGTGCAACTATAGTTAAATTATTGCCTTCTTCAATAAACAAAACAAAGGATTAATTAGGGTAATAAAAAAGGGAGTACCAGGGTCGAGAGAGCGTATGCGATCGGAAAGGACCTGGGTGCAGTGGTGGCAGAGATCTCTGGAGAGAAAAGGGAGCCAGGTGGTGAGGAATTCCGACGCAATTCGGAGATCGGATGGCTGATACTGCAAGAGGAAAGGATCGTCCTTTCTGACCCGGTCGAGATCGGTCATTGCTGAGTTACGATTTACAGACCGACAAAGAGATTTTTGCAGAGGTTACTGAGACGCTTCAGTTGAGCTATAAAATAGGACGGATACGAATGTAATTTTGAGAATACATTGCAGTGCTTGAATGTAAAAAATACTATCacgattattattttaataaattaaattttttaaagttaattttaaaaataaataaataattatttatttttaaaatcaatttataaatttaaaaatatattttaattcaaaaattaaaaataaatctcgtaataactttctttttctttaaagaaattttcatgctcaaatttttattttttaaaacataaataaaattttgttataGGTCTTCATATCATACCATTCCAAAAATATGGTGTTAAATTTATCATAATGCTTATTACTGGTCTCTAAATCAATCAAAATTAGTGTCACAACTCTATAATAGAGTTTTTATTTGGAAAAAGCTTATATTAAATTATCATTCTTTATAACACATGAATAGTATGATTTTAATGATATTACTAATAGAATAAAactaaagttaatgaattaaaatttatgatgttaatagtaaaataaattttattttataataaatttattagaattttattaaattcttatttactttatattttttaagttaatgagtccttatttaattttaactatatatatatatataatactaatatattaattaatacaatttatttaaataaaaaattaatcctatcataaatcttattttacaggtaattattttaaaaaaatatggtAACTAAAATTCAATTAAAAGATATAATATTGAGTAAAGTCAAAaacttttatatttaaattgttaataataataataataataataatactcgaATAAGACTTGGCTTCATGTACACCGAATAAAACTGAGGAACTTTTTTACTAAATAATTTGCCAGCGCGGAATAAACATCTTTACAAGTTTACAGTTGATTACATGGCACATGTATAGGCCATCAGGGAACAGGGGTGCGTGCGCGGCTGCATCAAAAACGATTGCTtcataaaaaagaaagaaatggagACCAAAGTTCTTCAACCCACTTCCATCAACCATCCCCGCCGATAAAAACTCTTCTTCAACAATAAAAAACAACTGTACACACTCCCATTGATCAATCCATAGCCAGCTCCACCAATCATAACACCTCCAGAAACAGTGTGGAGATAAGGTTCAAACGAGGTTCCAGAAAGAGGAACAGGAACATTAAGCACAGTGCAGAACCAGCGAAGACACAGGCCTTGCAGCACCGAATCTAAACTGGCATTACACTAATACAAGTTTCTCTGTCCATTGCATTTCCAGTTCACAATTTTTAATCACAGCTTCAAGCCACCACTGAACTCCACACCCGTGAAATTTTCAATATGCATATTCTCCAGCATCTTGGAACTCAGAAGAACTGTATGAATATATAATGTTTGAAGGCAAGAATGAACAGAATACTCCAATAAAACTGGAATAAATTCTTGTAAATTAGTCCAATGATTAACTATAAGTAAATCAATACACAAATTAACACTAGAATTCTGTAACCGAAACAAGCTTTCAAAAAGGAATGGCATCCACACTGACACTCTTGCTATAGAAGCAAAACTACCAAGCTTTCAATACATTCTTTggtatttcaattttcaaatatcAGCAATCACTAATTTCTACAATGACTAATGTATAGAATGGAATGATGCATCAAGACTTCCACTTTTCAAGGCCAAACATTGCAGCAAAAATGAAAGAGAACTTCAAGGGGCAATAGAAGCGACAGCAATCTAAGCCATCCAATTCACAGCTACACTGCATTCACTGGCTGCACAACAGCATCTCTCTGTGTCTTACACCTATAGAAGAACTTCCAACATTCAGCAAAAAGCATAATGATATAAAAATGCATAGAAGGTTGTAAATTTTTTCTATAGTTAAACTCATTAACCTTCAATAGATAAATGAAGAACATAACCAAAAATAACAGCTTAGGTTACTGTGTTTCCTTTATTTTAGGATGGCCAATAGATTTTAGCTGGCAATTTCAGAGGATTTTTGTATGGAACATTATCTCCCCAAACAATATACATTGGAGGTTCAATGCTAACCATTTGGACGCTCCTGCACTTAGAAAAACAAATAGGTGATGGAAATTGTAGCTGCCAAAGAAGTTAAGGTGACATCCACAGTTTACCCAGTGCAAGGAAAAGAATATGCAATGAAAGAAAACAGGAGAAGGGTTTGAAGGGAAAGGCCAGAGGATACGGTGAAAGGATGCATAAAGTGAATATTCCATTCACCAGCTGATAATGAGGAAAATACAAAAATCCAAGATTAAAAAATAAAGTTGTGAATAGTTAAAATAATTACTCTCACCAAAATAATGTTAACTAATTACATGAGTGAAATTTCCTGTTAATTCATTTCAAACAAAAACTGACATGCAAATAGTTTGACATACATAATACAATCCCAGATCAACTACATGACATCCATAACAACCAGCTTTCAGACAGTTTAGgaaatccataaaataatttagaaactAACCTATTGCATTGTGATCGAGATGCATAATTATGATTGTTGCAATTTGTACACATCCAATCTCCATTACGCCATTGCTTTGCTCTGTGAAGGATATGAGGAAAAGGTATTAAAAATCAACCACAAAAGCAATTGTCAATATCACGCAGGAGATATGGGAACTCAGTCCTCACAACATGCTCCAAAAAGGCCCAAATAATCCAAGCTGGGGGACAATTGCTTTAGAATATTTCTTTCACATTCTTATCTTTAGTAAATAATGAACAATACAACTTATATTACCATAATAAATCTGTTAATCAGCTTCAAAGTTTTTATTTGGATTGTGCATTAAAGGATTCTATTTTGTATTTGCCCCACACAAATAATATGCGAAAAGTTATCCAGAAAAGTCCTAGCTCGCAGTATCTTTGCAGAAGAAGCTTATATTGTTGCCCCAGTCAATGGCCTTTTCTCATAAACTCACTGACTAATTAACATGGCAATAGTTGTAAATCAGTTGCAAGATGAACACCAGAAAACTGAAAAAGCTTGATCTTCACAGTTAGTCAGCAATTCAGTGTGCCAGAAGCCGCATATGTGCTTAGTCTCTCACAGCGTATGTGTCTAATTTGATAAGTTGAACACTGTGAAGGAGTAACTCAATCAGCATTACCCTTTTCCAAGGAGTGCAGGTGTTGCTACTTGAAGTGGGAATTGCAATGGTGCCTGCCAATTTGGAGCTGCACCTGAGTTAACACTGGGATAGGGAGCATACAATCCTGGTCTTGGATCACCAGTGTTCCCTACCATTTGGTTGAATCCTGTATATGTTTGATGTCCTCCATTTGTCTGCATATTCTATCAagagaaattaaaataagaataGCCTCAAGCAGCTGTAATTATGAAGCATGAAAATAAAAAGATAGCATGCTAGAAAatcatttcttacatttcctgAATTCAGTCTCTTGTTCTCCCAGTCCTGAGTAAAATCTTCAGATGCCAATCGCTTTGTTCCAAGTGCTTCAGGCCAATAAAGGGGAAAAGAAAAATAGGTACAGATAAGATAGTAGAAAATGGTACACATTCCAAACAACTAAAGGCAAGTGTTTGACAGTAAGAGAACAACTAAATTACTGAAAAATTGTCAAGATGGAAACTTAATTAATTGTAACAATTATATAAATGACAGTAGAAAAATGTTGCATGACATTGCATTTTTGCTGCAGCTATGTAATGAATAGAAACAACATTCATTGTAATATCACTTTCCTTCCAACAACAGATACAAATAACAAGCAGCCACAATTCCATGCTAATTACTTACCAATTACTATGGAACCAAGAATAAGAGCATACCTGGTGGTATAGAAGCATTGCAATTTTTACACTGCAATTGCATAACAACCAGATCAGACACAAAAATACATCTGAAATGGAAGAAGAATATCTGACTCACGAAATGGTCAACATGATCATACCTGTGCACGTGAAGAGTAATTATGGAAGCCACAATTACACATCCAATCACCATTTCGCCATCCTTTTGGAACTGTAAGAGGTTGATTTATGGGGTTTGCATATGGAGGTCCAGAAATCTGGTTTCCACCTAAAGGCCAAGTAGAAGCTGACTGAACTTCGTACTTATCAGGTCCTCCAGCAGACCAGGTTGAAGCAAAAGGAAGTGGCTGCTGGAGAGCACCATTGCTAGCAAATCCAATATTCATCTTTTGTTCCAGTCCTCCTGGGGCCCTGGCAAAATAATGTGAATAAGTTGGGAGAGAAGCTCCAGGCATTGCAATTGCTGGCATTGCTGCTACCTCCTTTGGTTGACCACATTTTTTGCACTTTTCTCTTGATGCATAATTGTTGTTAGTGCAACCTATTGATCCATTGCCATACACACGCAACCCACAATGCAGCCACGAAGATGGAAAGGAAGCCATGTATACGCACACCAACCAGCCCCATTCAATACCAAAATACAcataaaaagtgaaaaaaaaaaacaaaaaaactcaACCTAATTGATCGCAAGTTCTTCATTTTAATTTGACAAAAAAGACACGAAGTAATAGGCAAGATAAGATGATAATTAGAGGGGGAAAAACAGACAAAAAGTAATAGTCAAGATAAGATGATAATTAGAGGGGGAAAAAATATCATGCTCtcacaaataaaataaataagcaaaaattaaaatttgcatATCTACCATAAAAATAGGACTGACTTAAGCCTACCAGCAAAAGACAATAGTCAAGTTTTGATCATAGCTTTCTACTTAAATTATCTGCAAATTGTGGGAAAAAAAGGTTATGCAAGCTGGGTCATTAAAAACTCTACAAGTAAAAAGGTTTTGGGAAATGGCTACCACCAAAGCCAGTTAGCTACTTTGCTTTCAATTTGAGGAAACATTCTTAACAAACTACCTAATAAAACTCCGTAAGACATCCAGAAAGCTCCAGCAATAATCATTTCAGAAACATAATAGCACATCCATCTTAACAGAGATATTATAGCCTAATAAAGACCAGGATTAACAACCAACAACAGGAGCATAATTAATAGTTCCACGTTAAATACAACAACTAAACCCCTCGGTGCAACTATTCAACACCTGAAGCGCAAATAAAAGAAGAACTCCAAAAACTggccctaaaccctaaaccaccAAACAAAACCTATTACACCattaaaaataacaataaatattataattctaTCAAAAACAGAATAACACACTAACACCCTATTATTCCCATTAAAAATGATAAACTAACAATAATAATTCGCTCCAATCACCACAAGCTGAAAATTCTAATAGATACAGAGACGCAAGAAAGGAGGAGAGAGAGACTAACCGGTGCAGATCCAATCGCCTATGCGAGGAAGCCATTTGGAATCAGCAGGGGTTTTGGTGTCGACGAGAAGACGAGGCTGCTTGCATCTATTGCAGAAGGATCTAAAGGCGTAGTTCCTGTTCTTGCACCCACTGCACTCCCAGTCTCCTTCTCTTCCTTCTCCCATTGTGGTTGCTTCTCTTCCTTTCCCTTCCTCTTTCTGCGTACCGTCGACAGTGAAATTTGATTAAAAGTTCGgtgttcttttgaattttttttttttttttcaggttgcGGACATGATTTTTTGGTCTCCGCTTCGGCGAGCCAGGAAACGATGATTGAAACCGGAGTTAAGGATGCCGCACGCGCGTCACTCTTTTCTTACGTCCCCAACCCTTTACTATTACTCTAAGGGCATTTTTGAGATTTAATGTTATACATTTCtccttatttttattaatttatttttatatttaaaaaaaaagcaaGAATTTCTTAAAATTCTTTTGAATAAAAGTGAAAATTCTTAGATCATAATTGCATTTGTGgaaatttttatcttttttattgaattgtaataaaaaaattaaaaaaattattttcagaaCACATAGACCAAAGTGGTTATTACTTATTAGATTAATGTGTTTcaatagttatttttttatttaatagaaatataaatatgTTAAATAATAATCCATGAATtacacaaataaaaaaataatcctTTCtcgatataaataaataaaaatatttaaatttgagATATGTTTACTTATTACACTTTAAAATTAAAGAAAGGATAATTAAATTATCCTCTAATTAACTATGtttactttgtttttaatttactttatttATTCTTTGATCTTTCAATcattagattaatttttattaattcattTAAGAGTCACTATTGACAAAAATAAGCTTTGGCTATCAATATGGGTCAATTTGAGTCAGAATTGATAGTTCAATATCTGGTTAGGGAATGAGCTACAATCAAATTGGTGGGTCCTGGTTAAGTTGATTtcgatttttaattaattttgatttaattttaattttaatttttattaatttttatttttatttaaaaaatatttaatatatgtGACGCCCTCTAAAATTATCACTTATTAAGAAAAATGTTTAAACTGTGGAtacaaaattaaaaagagaattGAAATTAGTCTTTTTATTATCGagctaattttaatttaaacctttaaatcattaattaaattgatttaaaatttaattaaagtagATCTCAGTCTGATTCAATATCTAGCTCGGTCCCTGACCAGATTTAGAGGTAGACTTTACCAGGAAACATTCTACCCTTTTGCGTAGAGCGTTTGGGGACTTCCACTTCTTGCAAACTACAG carries:
- the LOC110659365 gene encoding uncharacterized protein LOC110659365 isoform X3, coding for MASSHRRLDLHRAPGGLEQKMNIGFASNGALQQPLPFASTWSAGGPDKYEVQSASTWPLGGNQISGPPYANPINQPLTVPKGWRNGDWMCNCGFHNYSSRAQCKNCNASIPPALGTKRLASEDFTQDWENKRLNSGNNMQTNGGHQTYTGFNQMVGNTGDPRPGLYAPYPSVNSGAAPNWQAPLQFPLQVATPALLGKGAKQWRNGDWMCTNCNNHNYASRSQCNRCKTQRDAVVQPVNAV
- the LOC110659365 gene encoding uncharacterized protein LOC110659365 isoform X2 is translated as MGEGREGDWECSGCKNRNYAFRSFCNRCKQPRLLVDTKTPADSKWLPRIGDWICTGCTNNNYASREKCKKCGQPKEVAAMPAIAMPGASLPTYSHYFARAPGGLEQKMNIGFASNGALQQPLPFASTWSAGGPDKYEVQSASTWPLGGNQISGPPYANPINQPLTVPKGWRNGDWMCNCGFHNYSSRAQCKNCNASIPPALGTKRLASEDFTQDWENKRLNSGNTNGGHQTYTGFNQMVGNTGDPRPGLYAPYPSVNSGAAPNWQAPLQFPLQVATPALLGKGAKQWRNGDWMCTNCNNHNYASRSQCNRCKTQRDAVVQPVNAV
- the LOC110659365 gene encoding uncharacterized protein LOC110659365 isoform X1; this encodes MGEGREGDWECSGCKNRNYAFRSFCNRCKQPRLLVDTKTPADSKWLPRIGDWICTGCTNNNYASREKCKKCGQPKEVAAMPAIAMPGASLPTYSHYFARAPGGLEQKMNIGFASNGALQQPLPFASTWSAGGPDKYEVQSASTWPLGGNQISGPPYANPINQPLTVPKGWRNGDWMCNCGFHNYSSRAQCKNCNASIPPALGTKRLASEDFTQDWENKRLNSGNNMQTNGGHQTYTGFNQMVGNTGDPRPGLYAPYPSVNSGAAPNWQAPLQFPLQVATPALLGKGAKQWRNGDWMCTNCNNHNYASRSQCNRCKTQRDAVVQPVNAV